Proteins encoded by one window of Lycium barbarum isolate Lr01 chromosome 11, ASM1917538v2, whole genome shotgun sequence:
- the LOC132619713 gene encoding uncharacterized protein LOC132619713: protein MKLFIRSLTGETLDWYTCQDSQKWHSWGEMAQEFMDRFRFNTETVPDRFYLMKLERKSIETFREYAMRWRAEAAKVQPPMAESEMTTLFVQSLKDATYNERLISVIGKKFSEVIRMGYFIEEDCDLEGTIVSVKKEAKVESSAFIAPNYQSDERNKEKEKLVVETVAAGLTRSGRCYAPEEVARGTPSKENGQRKAVTKAEVEEFWRKMPTKE, encoded by the exons ATGAAACTGTTCATAAGAAGCTTGACAGGAGAAACACTTGATTGGTACACATGCCAAGATTCGCAGAAATGGCATAGTTGGGGAGAGATGGCACAAGAATTCATGGATAGGTTCAGGTTTAATACTGAGACTGTCCCAGACAGATTCTATTTGATGAAGCTGGAAAGGAAGTCAATAGAAACTTTCAGAGAATATGCTATGCGTTGGAGAGCAGAAGCCGCAAAAGTCCAGCCCCCAATGGCGGAAAGTGAGATGACAACGCTCTTTGTACAATCTTTGAAAGATGCCACATACAATGAAAGATTGATAAGTGTCATTGGGAAAAAGTTTTCTGAAGTTATTAGGATGGGATATTTCATAGAAGAAG ATTGTGATTTGGAAGGGACCATTGTATCAGTCAAAAAAGAGGCAAAGGTTGAATCATCAGCCTTTATTGCTCCA AATTATCAGTCTGATGAaaggaacaaagaaaaagaaaaattggtTGTAGAGACTGTTGCTGCTGGATTGACTAGATCTGGGCGGTGTTATGCCCCCGAAGAGGTAGCACGAGGAACACCTAGTAAAGAAAACGGCCAGAGGAAGGCTGTGACCAaggctgaagtcgaagaattctggaggaaaatgccaACTAAGGAATAA